Part of the Hevea brasiliensis isolate MT/VB/25A 57/8 chromosome 16, ASM3005281v1, whole genome shotgun sequence genome is shown below.
CAAAGAAACTGCAAATATAAATTGAAAAGAAATCCGTTAATACGATTATGAACACGCAGGCATGCAGGACGAAGAAAAAGGGACAAAAACATCATATTCACTCACTGTGACAATTGCTGATGGGAGGAACAGCAACCCCACAAGCAGAAGGCAAAAGAGTGGCTCTTGTCATATTCAACACGATCCCCAATTGAGCACTATTCTTGAGCCCTTCACATATGCACTTGATGTTAATAGCAACAACAGTTTTGAACCCGTCACAGCACGAGGGATCTAGCTGCTCATTGGTGCCAACACTCAAATAGGGTATACAATCTACCATATCATATAAAACAGAAGTACAATCGTCGTCCATAGATGGTGCAGGAGATCCTGAGGACGGTGATGGTGATAATGGTGATTCTGCTGGTGGAAGTGACAACCACGGCGATGGTGCTTTTGCCATATAGTGTGGAATATAGCGTGAAGAGTTGGCTAGCACGGCCATTGTGGCCAAAATGGAAATGAGAAGCAGAAATCTCATAGTTTTGGTTAAAGAAATGCTAGGGAATAAGGTGGAGATGGTGTTATTGTTGTGGTTTTACGTTTGTACAAAGAGG
Proteins encoded:
- the LOC110648955 gene encoding non-specific lipid transfer protein GPI-anchored 11-like isoform X1 — encoded protein: MRFLLLISILATMAVLANSSRYIPHYMAKAPSPWLSLPPAESPLSPSPSSGSPAPSMDDDCTSVLYDMVDCIPYLSVGTNEQLDPSCCDGFKTVVAINIKCICEGLKNSAQLGIVLNMTRATLLPSACGVAVPPISNCHISLPPSGEAPVGPPDSSSPELPPSGGAPTSPTGEMVPAPGSSKGEAYPISMSFLVLMSLLLVSISVILV
- the LOC110648955 gene encoding non-specific lipid transfer protein GPI-anchored 11-like isoform X2, whose protein sequence is MRFLLLISILATMAVLANSSRYIPHYMAKAPSPWLSLPPAESPLSPSPSSGSPAPSMDDDCTSVLYDMVDCIPYLSVGTNEQLDPSCCDGFKTVVAINIKCICEGLKNSAQLGIVLNMTRATLLPSACGVAVPPISNCHISLPPSVGPPDSSSPELPPSGGAPTSPTGEMVPAPGSSKGEAYPISMSFLVLMSLLLVSISVILV